One region of Chryseobacterium wanjuense genomic DNA includes:
- a CDS encoding M23 family metallopeptidase: protein MKKFLSSKRNVNLLLGGLLLVVFAQGIFIAKLYSEKDDKNYEVNLVKINTEKDSVDYLKMKTDLTLVDQTVAQLNSFLKSKDVSSEKVAVLSKDSISNSVYLAKQANRYSQYLMDLQNKLMQVPLGMPTDGYISSNFGIRKNPIPFKTVFASVKSGAATESKPAAAVASKPEVKAEPVEKIIEVTDSYGEKRQVKVMVTPKAAPAAPAPTANSSTKAIASNTTKPTEKNNAPAEADQMQFHKGLDIAVPFGSDVIATAAGTVIFSGQKGGYGNCVIVSHGNGLATLYGHLSQLVAKVNDKVKVGQVIAKSGNSGRSTGPHLHYEVHKNNTPVNPKLFMNL from the coding sequence ATGAAGAAATTTCTAAGCAGCAAAAGGAATGTAAATCTCCTTCTGGGAGGACTTTTACTAGTAGTTTTTGCCCAAGGCATTTTCATCGCAAAATTGTATTCTGAAAAGGATGACAAAAATTACGAAGTGAACCTTGTAAAAATAAACACTGAAAAAGACAGTGTAGATTACTTAAAAATGAAAACAGATCTTACATTAGTAGATCAAACCGTAGCGCAACTGAATTCTTTCCTGAAATCTAAAGATGTTTCCAGCGAAAAAGTAGCAGTACTGAGCAAAGACAGTATTTCGAATTCCGTTTACCTGGCAAAACAGGCCAACAGATACAGCCAATACCTGATGGATCTTCAAAACAAACTGATGCAGGTTCCTTTGGGAATGCCGACTGACGGATATATTTCATCCAACTTCGGGATCAGAAAAAACCCGATTCCATTTAAAACTGTTTTTGCATCCGTAAAATCCGGTGCAGCCACAGAATCTAAACCAGCTGCTGCAGTTGCTTCAAAACCTGAAGTAAAAGCTGAACCGGTAGAAAAAATAATTGAAGTGACCGACAGCTATGGAGAAAAAAGACAGGTAAAAGTAATGGTAACGCCAAAAGCAGCTCCTGCTGCTCCGGCTCCAACAGCTAATTCATCTACAAAAGCCATCGCTTCCAATACAACCAAACCAACCGAAAAAAATAATGCTCCGGCTGAAGCTGACCAAATGCAGTTCCACAAAGGATTGGATATCGCCGTTCCTTTCGGGTCTGACGTGATCGCAACGGCTGCAGGAACTGTGATTTTCTCAGGACAAAAAGGCGGATATGGAAACTGTGTGATTGTTTCTCACGGAAATGGTTTAGCAACACTTTACGGGCATTTATCCCAACTCGTAGCTAAAGTAAATGATAAGGTAAAAGTGGGTCAGGTAATTGCAAAATCCGGGAACTCAGGACGTTCTACAGGACCTCACCTTCATTATGAAGTACACAAAAACAATACTCCGGTAAATCCGAAGTTGTTTATGAATTTATAA
- a CDS encoding NAD(P)-dependent oxidoreductase: protein MKKVAVIGATGFVGAQVVKELANRGYEVEAIVRDASKVHENEKVKVKSVDVNNVDELANVLKESDAVISAFNAGWTNPNLYDDFLKGSENIEKAVEKSGVKRFITVGGAGSLYIDGNQLVDSPEFPAEYKAGATAARDYLNKIKENKTLDWTFFSPAIEMHQGTAGVRVGKYRTALDNPVFDENGRSILSVEDVAVVLVDELEQNNHIRERFTAAY, encoded by the coding sequence ATGAAAAAAGTAGCGGTAATCGGTGCAACAGGATTTGTAGGAGCACAGGTAGTGAAAGAGTTGGCAAACAGAGGGTATGAAGTGGAAGCCATCGTAAGAGATGCCTCAAAAGTACATGAAAATGAAAAGGTAAAAGTAAAAAGTGTTGATGTAAATAATGTTGATGAACTTGCCAATGTGCTAAAGGAAAGTGATGCGGTAATCAGTGCTTTTAATGCAGGCTGGACGAATCCGAATTTGTATGATGACTTTTTAAAAGGATCAGAAAATATCGAAAAAGCCGTTGAAAAATCCGGTGTGAAAAGATTTATTACCGTAGGTGGAGCGGGAAGCTTGTATATCGACGGAAACCAATTGGTGGATTCTCCGGAGTTCCCGGCAGAATATAAAGCAGGAGCGACGGCGGCCAGAGATTATTTAAATAAAATTAAAGAAAATAAAACGTTGGATTGGACATTCTTCAGTCCCGCAATCGAAATGCATCAGGGAACTGCAGGCGTAAGAGTTGGAAAATACAGAACGGCTTTAGACAATCCGGTATTTGATGAAAACGGAAGAAGTATTCTTTCTGTGGAAGATGTAGCGGTAGTTTTGGTAGATGAACTTGAACAGAACAATCACATTCGTGAGCGTTTTACCGCTGCTTATTAA
- a CDS encoding Rrf2 family transcriptional regulator, with amino-acid sequence MNNTRFATAIHIMTLLAQSPQEWLTSEWIAGSINVNPVIVRKELSILREAGLITSRQGKVGGSQLTKNADSISISEIYLAVKNTEVLGKKNQNPNPACTVGREINNHLNGLYDEMDQLVLNFLGNKSLKQFSDQFS; translated from the coding sequence ATGAACAATACAAGATTTGCTACGGCGATACATATCATGACCTTATTGGCGCAAAGTCCACAGGAATGGCTTACTTCCGAGTGGATCGCTGGAAGCATTAATGTAAATCCTGTCATTGTTCGTAAAGAATTGAGCATTTTAAGGGAAGCTGGCCTCATTACAAGCCGACAGGGAAAAGTAGGAGGGAGCCAATTGACCAAAAATGCAGATTCTATAAGTATTTCTGAGATTTATCTTGCTGTAAAGAACACGGAAGTATTAGGAAAGAAAAATCAGAATCCGAATCCGGCCTGTACGGTGGGAAGGGAAATCAATAATCATCTGAACGGATTGTATGATGAAATGGATCAATTGGTTTTAAATTTTTTAGGGAATAAGTCGTTGAAGCAATTCAGTGATCAATTCAGCTAA
- a CDS encoding FKBP-type peptidyl-prolyl cis-trans isomerase, with protein MGVADMLFKRKKELAEKNLKEGKEYMEEYGKRESVVQLPSGLQYEIITEGDGEKPGPKSTVKCHYHGTTISGKVFDSSVKRGTPASFPLNRVIAGWTEALQLMPVGSKWRLIIPPHLAYGDQQISKEIGPNSTLVFEVELLEIK; from the coding sequence ATGGGAGTAGCAGATATGTTATTTAAACGTAAAAAAGAATTGGCAGAGAAAAACCTTAAAGAAGGCAAAGAATACATGGAAGAATATGGCAAGAGAGAAAGTGTAGTTCAGTTGCCAAGTGGTTTGCAGTACGAAATCATCACGGAAGGAGACGGTGAAAAGCCGGGACCGAAGTCTACAGTAAAATGCCACTATCACGGAACAACAATTTCCGGAAAGGTTTTTGACAGCTCTGTAAAAAGAGGGACACCTGCATCTTTTCCTTTAAACAGAGTGATTGCAGGATGGACGGAAGCACTTCAGCTAATGCCTGTCGGAAGCAAATGGAGACTGATCATTCCTCCGCATCTGGCTTACGGAGATCAACAGATCAGCAAAGAAATCGGACCCAACAGTACACTTGTTTTCGAAGTGGAACTGCTGGAAATCAAATAA